A region from the Rhodamnia argentea isolate NSW1041297 chromosome 7, ASM2092103v1, whole genome shotgun sequence genome encodes:
- the LOC115742527 gene encoding protein NIM1-INTERACTING 3-like codes for MAETETPDRPAGIRGSRKRKATVPPDREREERSVADDRGGGGDGDDDEEKKMEEFFALLRNFREARDRLARSRPYSAAGETGLSDADHHEGRRRKKGSVSAWDPSFQREDFMEEAAPVEKARETLAFGSSGSAGPAEGAENNGEEGELNLRLSL; via the coding sequence ATGGCCGAAACCGAAACCCCGGATCGTCCAGCGGGGATTCGCGGAAGCAGGAAGAGGAAGGCCACAGTCCCTCCCGACCGCGAAAGAGAAGAACGTTCAGTTGCCGACGACCGCGGCGGCGGgggcgacggcgacgacgatgaggagaagaagatggaggagtTCTTTGCCCTACTCAGGAACTTTCGCGAGGCTCGCGATCGCTTGGCCCGCTCGAGGCCGTACTCAGCTGCGGGCGAAACCGGCCTCTCGGATGCTGATCATCACGAGGGGAGGAGGCGGAAGAAGGGCTCCGTTTCGGCTTGGGATCCGAGTTTCCAACGGGAAGACTTCATGGAAGAAGCCGCGCCTGTGGAGAAGGCCAGGGAAACCCTAGCTTTTGGCTCATCAGGATCAGCTGGACCTGCGGAGGGCGCTGAAAATAacggagaagaaggagaattaAATCTTAGGCTTTCCCTTTAA
- the LOC115732638 gene encoding LOW QUALITY PROTEIN: iroquois-class homeodomain protein IRX-4 (The sequence of the model RefSeq protein was modified relative to this genomic sequence to represent the inferred CDS: inserted 1 base in 1 codon) yields MRSAECESDVGKPEDRGDRGRGEGEEEEGEEEVEEEEKIELFFAILRNYRDARNRRRIELMGELEXEREAEESRRKRRRLAELDGGDRCSSWVPRFEPEDFSADVEFRTRPLPLPHPHPPPPPPPPPATVISPAKAVKREGKVRDDGLELKLTI; encoded by the exons ATGCGGAGTGCGGAGTGCGAGAGCGACGTCGGAAAGCCCGAGGATCGCGGCGATCGCGGACGAGGCGagggcgaagaggaagaaggggaggaggaggtggaggaggaggagaagatcgAGCTGTTCTTCGCGATCCTCAGGAACTACAGGGACGCGCGGAACCGGAGGAGGATCGAGTTGATGGGGGAGCTGG CGGAGCGGGAGGCGGAGGAGTCGAGGCGGAAGAGGAGGAGGCTGGCGGAGCTGGACGGCGGGGATCGGTGCTCGAGCTGGGTCCCGAGGTTCGAGCCGGAGGATTTCAGCGCCGACGTCGAGTTCAGGACAAGGCCTCTCCCGCtccctcatcctcatcctcctcctcctcctcctccgcctccggcGACTGTCATTTCGCCGGCGAAGGCGGTGAAGAGGGAGGGGAAGGTAAGGGACGATGGGTTGGAGCT